A segment of the Manihot esculenta cultivar AM560-2 chromosome 13, M.esculenta_v8, whole genome shotgun sequence genome:
GATTAATTCCCAACCGCAGTTGCTTCGTTTGTTATTTGTGGACATAATAGTTGCTTGAGCATCatctttgataaaaataaataagggGAAGAGATCTTTAATAGAAGGATTTTGTGCTCAAGAGAATGCAAAGAAGAAAAGTGAGTTAATCAATAAGGGCATTTTAGACCTTTTATAGTCCTCTAatagaataaatgaataaaattggcTAAATGAATTATATGATAAAACAGAAAAGTTGATCAACTTTTAACTCAAAATGCATAATATTAATATCCAGAGAAaattgttaatattttttaaaaaatatatttattaaaatttaaaattgaatttttttttggaaaaatataaattaaattaattttgatgaaacaggatcaatatttttaacataattaattttaagaatacAACTTATAGGCATAATTATGTCTTAAGAttatattcattaattaaattaaaaaaaagattgaaatgtgtatttataaattttgttgaattttaaaatataaattattttaaaaatgaaaacaaaactaATCCAACatatagtataattttttttaaaaaaaaaaatatcactgAAACTAAATCTAAAActaaatttaatgataaatttaaacaataaaCCAATTTATAACAGCATTagatcttaaaaataaaatcatttataaatttaaggatAATATAAGTATagctcaaaatatatatatatatatataacgaaagaaagaaatgagaaaaataaatttgtgtGGCTGCTGGGATTCGAGCCCAGGTCTCCACGGCCACAACGTGGAATCCTCACCACTAAACTACAGCCACAAGATTGACTGAACAATTTACTAAACAATGTAGGAGGTCTGAGATACTTTTGTAGTACTTTCCAATAATATGTACCTAATATTCtccattatttttctttctcaaaACTTGGGTTTAGTCTAACTAATTTATATAACATCCATttctttgaaaaatttatttattagcctattaattttaaaaaatattttaaaaaatttattattaatatttactaattaatcttgttatattaatgatattttaaattaattaatatatttttaagattaatctcagaaatattataatatatattttaaagtagAGTAGTCTTGGACGtggataattttaaattttaaaaagtttatctCTTCTCTaaacaaatttttaataaaaatatgagtTAAAAATAGATCCACAgaagtaaaaataaaagatattttaataaatttttaaaatataaaaattgatttataaatAATGTTGGGATGAAATCATAAATTTCTCAAGAATCTAACTTGCTACaataaaatgtataatttactataattttaaaaattattcaaatggACAAATACTTGTTAGAATGTGGATATATAAATCGATACTGaagcatattttttttttagcagTTCATTGTTTcactatatttattattgttttcagatttttgatatataatataacttattatttttgaattttcttttaaaaaactttatatttaaattaaagttttcATGATATAaacaattataaaatttcagatttcatatttaaattaaaatttccatgatataaacaattataaaattttataatttttttgtaaaattatttatttttcactttcACAATTCATTTAAACGAGCTATTTTTATAACGATTGTTATACAGATAAGATCCCAAGcaagtgaaaattaaattatatagaatTGTGGTGAAACCGATTATATTATAtgtaaacatttaaaaataCAATTCAACTGCAAGAAAGTTTGTGAcggaaatataaaaataacatgAATATTTGATAATATAATTCCGGGCAGATATTTCATATTTGTGGATCTGATTTTTGCAGATATTTAATCTCATCCAATTTTATTATCATGAACTTTGATATTATATAACTCGATTTAGAATGAATTTATGTTTTGAAAATAATAGTCAACTGCAAATTGAATTTCTGATTTGTCTATTAGATACATCAATTTAatccatttatataaataaataattaaatatattatatatttttttagtataatatatttatcctttttatacatattatatatatatgaaacaaataagattgaatatttatttaattattcaaattttaaattatatattaatcttttaaattttatttaaattattaaattaaaatttataaaattaaacatttttttgaatatttttagttataataattagatttgagccattcaaaataaattttaattagattttgaagaattcattattaaatatattaaacatatttaaattgaatagtaCAATTTTCACAGATATCTCTCGCTCCTAATTTCTATcgtttttctttgaattaaaaaaatttagactttctaaaattttaaattcaccaATATACTAACAATGATAATAATTCTCCCAGAGGGGATCACTTAGAACTTGGAAGCAAACCTAATGGGAACCAGGTCTCTTCCGGAATGGGCTAGAAAATGATTTTTAGACAACTGATTAATCCGATCAATATATTCAAATATGGCTAAAACCACCCGAGCCTCATTCAAATATGACTAACACCACCCAAGCCTCATTTAACTCATGGTCTTGCTCGGCTAAGGGTCGGTTCTAGTTCAAAATTGGTGGGTCCaatttttaatgatttaaacacagttttagtttttttttataattgcgGTCCAATTTTAAATTGGTTATGGTGGATaaagattttttcttttatttcattaaacagttttcaaaatataagattttaaatcggagacctacaaaataaaaaaaaaaattagaactcTACCTAGAAATACCCCTAATGAATAGACTTTAATAGTCAAgttagatttaaaaaattttcataacaAGATCTTGAATAGTATTGTAGAGAGAGAACGGAAGAGaagacaaagaaaaaaaagataattgaGGGTGCTCAACACACTCAAGTTAATTTAAGAgcattcaaaaaatatatttttatgtcatgaaataatttatttttatagattatctttaaaaaaattaaaaaaaaaattaaaaggggTCATTGGCAAGGTGGCTTGAGGAGGGAGGTTttcttgactttttttttttagagtaATTGAGAGAATTTTCAAAGTTTTTTAAAGAGTTAATCAACTGTCAACAGAAATTAAAACGGGTGTCTTGTGGCTAGCCATGTAAAAGGGGAAATAATGCTTATATAGTGTTGGGGCTGGCAATTAATTTTCTCCATTTCAGATCTAGAATTGGagtcaaacaaaataaaattcaagtCTTTAATGCACCTCACGGCTAGACATACGTGAAACTTCTCCTCACATCCTCTCATGAAGGCCATCTCTCACGGCCCTTCATGAGACCTTCTGGCCTTCAATTTTCCCTTCCTTCTATTGCTTCTCATGATTAGTTGTGCTTCTCATGATTCGTGTATTTTAGCGATGAAACTTTTGGCCCATTTAactttcaaatatttaaaataaacccTTATCGacaatttttatcattttattattttttattttttacttaattttattatttttatttaattttattaattttatttttttcatgatataaaatatttatttaaatttctaatgTTAGTTTTAAGTGTGCCAAAACATGAGGTATTTTTCATATTGCACGCTTGATAGAAAAATAGGAGGTCTACAAAATGTGCAGCTTTGAATCAGGAGCGTTAAGATATGATTCAACCTTGATCTTAATTCAAAGGTTGAATGGGTTTTTTGGTTAGACCAAGTTTTGTTGCCATGGGCTGTTAAAAGTTTTGGAGACTATTTCTTCTTCTTGTCATCTAACAGGCTTTCCTGTTTATTTGAGTAGCATGAAAGTCTCACGTCACAGCCATCTTGTTATTTTGTCTGGATCTTAGGAAGTCCTTTAGGTGACAGGCTTATACCTAACAAGTGTCTGATTCACTCGGAGGATTGTCTCCTTCTgctttttgtaatttttgttTGATTTGGTGGTTGGTTGCACCTCTACATTGGGCTTAACTCCCTCTGTTCACCTTTTTATTGATAAAGTTTGCTTAcataccaaaaaaaaaacaaagaaagaaaattttgcATCGATCGTTTAAGCTACATAATAGTCTTACGGAACCCATGCATTTGAAACCTTAAATTTCTAATGGAATCCCGAAATCTTATTTCGGTGGCGGTGATGCTTCTTGTGAGAATCCTTgacaattttcttaaaaatcttGATATCTTTCCAGCGAGACTCCATATAATCAGAATCATTTTTCTGTGCATAGACtccaaacttgaagaaatgGAAAGCTCCTCCACGCCCAGATCCCTCATATGACAGAACCCCATCAATATAAGCACTAACATACGATGCATCCATGTCATGGATCACATTAACTCTGAACCATCTGTCGTAGATTTGTGGAACAATCACTGGATCAGTATAGTAGGTTAAATTTCCAGAGTAGACTCTAAGCATTAAGGTGGTGGTAATAGTGGCATTTGGATCGGCTCCAAACACTTGCATGATACACACACCAGACGTACCAGTTGGCACGTATGCAGTTCCTTCGAACTGCCAAACCCCAGAAGTGTAATTATATCCCTGTAAAAAAATAAGACAATCAAGAATAAGACAACCAGCAGAGGATTAATTAACGTTGTAGTGAAATAAGGAAGAGAGAGTAGTTTGTTGACGTTAATTATGACTTCTGTTCGAGGCCTGGTGGGGCTACTTCTGGCCAAAGGCTTGTCAGTGGAGTAAACCCACAGTTTGTGGGTTCCATTTACAAAGCTGTATCGTTTGCTCACGTCTAAATCGTAAGGCTTCTGGATATAGTAAAACGATGAGTTAAAGGGAAGTTGTACGAAGCCTTGAGTTGGATCATCCTCTGCGCAAACCACACAATTGAACAGTAGTATAAGAGAGACTGCACTAAGTACAGTAGGAGCAGTGATCATTGCTGTGGAGAATAAAAGAGCCAGCTGATCAAAGAGATGATGTCCAAGAGAAGCTAAGGCTATTTATAACTTGGAAGGAACACAATCTATGGCTAAAATGGATTAGCCTTTCATTATCCTACTGATTCTCTGATTCTTTTTTGGAAGATAGAGCAGTGGCTGCGGTGTGATCCTTGCAAGCGATGAAAAGGAAAGAGTTAAAGAGTGGAAAATGAAAGGTAGGAAAACACTAGTGAAGTGGAAACCGACCCACTACAGTCTACAAAGAAAGATGATGGTGAAGTGGTGGGGTTGGCTGTATCccactttaatatatataagatAATATTAGATATATGAAGGAAATGCAACTTGAGCAATACTTTTTCTCTGACAAAAACCTGGAAAGAGCTTTAAAGAATAGCAATATGCCCTCAGTTTTC
Coding sequences within it:
- the LOC110630385 gene encoding citrate-binding protein, which translates into the protein MITAPTVLSAVSLILLFNCVVCAEDDPTQGFVQLPFNSSFYYIQKPYDLDVSKRYSFVNGTHKLWVYSTDKPLARSSPTRPRTEVIINGYNYTSGVWQFEGTAYVPTGTSGVCIMQVFGADPNATITTTLMLRVYSGNLTYYTDPVIVPQIYDRWFRVNVIHDMDASYVSAYIDGVLSYEGSGRGGAFHFFKFGVYAQKNDSDYMESRWKDIKIFKKIVKDSHKKHHRHRNKISGFH